In Salinibaculum sp. SYNS191, the genomic window AGGGGCTGAAGGGGCCGGACATCGTCAAGGCCATCGGCCGCGGGTTCGCCCCCGAGGACGCCCTGCGATTGCTGGAAGACGACATGATGATGTTCGACATCGTCGACATCGACGCCGCCTCGCGCAACAAGAACGACCTGCGCCGCCACAAGGGCCGGCTCATCGGCGAGGGCGGGCGCACGCGCGAACTCATGCAGGAACTGACCGGCGCGTCGGTCACCATCTACGGCTCGACGCTGGGCATCATCGGCGGGCCACAGCAGGTCGAGGCCGTCCGCGAGGCCGCCGAGATGATTCTCGACGGCGCGCCCCACGGCTCCGTCTACTCCTTCCTCGAACGCAAGCGCAACGAACTCAAGCACAAGGGGATGGAGTATCACCAGTTCCACGGCTGACCCGCTGTTTTTCGTGTCCCACTTCGACCTCTCTCACCCCGTCACGAACGGGATGCCAGTCTACCCCGGCAGCCGCGCGGTTCGCGTCGCGTCGGTGACCACAGTCGAGGACGACGGCGCGCGCGTGACCGAACTCGACCTCGATACCCACGTGGGAACCCACGTCGACGCGCCGGCGCACACGCTGGCCGACGGGAAGACCCTCGACGAGTTCCCGCTGTCGGCCTTCTCGTTCGACGCGCTGGTGGTGGACTGCACCGGCGTCGGCGAGCGCGAGCCCATCGGTGTCGACGCACTGCCCGACCCGACCGACCACGACCTGCTCGTCGTCCGGACCGACTGGAGCGAGCACTGGGGCACCGAGCGGTACCGCGACCACCCGTATCTGACCGCCGACGCCGCCGCGTGGTGTGGCGACCACGGCTACAGCGTCGGGCTGGACACCTTCGGCCCCGACCCGACGCCCAGCGCCGACCCCGCGCGGGAGCGCGACGGAGAGCCCGACGGACTGCCGGCACACGACGCACTCTTCGCGGCGGAGTGCCTCGTCGTGGAGAATCTCCGTGGGCTGTCGCGACTGCCGGCGGAGTTCGAACTGACAGCGCTGCCGCTCGCACTCGAAGCCGAGGCGAGTCCCGTGCGTGCGGTGGCGACGACCGATTCCTGACAAGCACCGGGCGCGAGGGAGGGGACTGTCACCGTGCAGAGCAGATGGGGCCAGAGCAGATGGGGCCTGCTCACTACAGTGGGGATGCGCTCACGATGGGGGGGGATGGGGGGGTACCCATCGGGCTTACAGCGAAGCGGGCACGAGCGACTGGTGTGGTTCACGTCGATGCTGAAGCCCAGGTAGTCATAGGATCCTGTGACAGGAGTTGTCTTGGGATGGTGTATCAGGGCGTACAAGACGAGCCGACCCGCCACCGTCTACCGAGGCGCTGACCGCAAGCGAAACGGTGGTATGCAAGCCGCAAGAACGGCGGGTAGATGGACGACTCCGCGCCGCCACGCGCAGTGTTGTGGCTGATTCTCGCCGCTGCGACGCTGACAGTGATGGCCGGCGCAATCATCGGTCCCGTCGTCCGGCAGATACAACTTGGCGTCGGCGTCTCCGAGTCGCTCGCGGGGCTCATCATCACGACCCACGGCATCCTCATCGTCCTCGTGAGCCCCGTCGCGGGCGCGGTCATCGACCGCCTCGGGCCGCGCAAACCGCTGGTCGGGGGCCTGCTCGTCTACGGGGCCGGCGGCGGTGCCGGCCTGCTCGTCGAGGAGTTCGTCCCGCTCCTGCTCTCGCGGGTCGTCCTCGGCGTCGGCGTCGCCTTCGTCTACACCGCCATCACCGTCCTCATCTTCACGCTGTACCAGGGCCAGCGGATGGACCGCGCGCTCGGCCTCCGCAGTAGCGCGAACAGCCTCGGTGCGGCGGTCTGGCCGCTGGTCGGCGGGGCACTCGGCGCGATCTCCTGGCAGGCACCCTTCGGCGTCTATCTCGTGGCGGTACCGCTGGGCCTGCTCGCCGTCGCGACGGTTCCGGAGACCGGTCACGGTCGGCGGAATACCGCAGAGAACCCCGACATCCTGACACAAATCCGGAATCTGCTGGCCGTGTTCCGACGGATTCCGGCGATTCCCGCGGTCTATCTCCTGTACTTCGGGGCCAACGTCTTCCTGTACGTCGTCGTGGTCTACTACCCGCAACTGGTCGCCGGCTTCGGCGTCACGTCGACGTTGGCGGTCGGCGTCTACCTGGCGGTCAACGGCACGTCCTCGGCGCTCGCGGCGGCGCTGTACGACCGCCTGCTGGCGCGCTTTAGCCGCCCGCTGCTCGCGCTCGCGGCGTTCGCGCTGTGGGCCGGCGGGTTCGCGCTGGCGGCCGTCGTCGACGCCCCGGTCGCCGCCGGCGCACCGGTCGTCCTCCTCGGACTCGGGACGGGGCTGGTCTTTCCCGCTACCTTCGGCTGGATAGAGGCGCTGGCACCGCCCGACCGCCAGGGGAGTCTCAGTTCCTACGTCGCCTCGGCGGGCTACCTGGGGCAGTTCGTCTCGCCGCTGGCGTTCGGGACCGTGATTCCGTTCGCCGGGGTGCGGGGCGTCTTCGGCGTCGCCGCGGCCGCTGCGTTCGCGGGCCTCGTGCTGCTGGGTGGTGTGCTGGCGACACGCGGAACCACGACGGGGTGAGGGCGGTCAGTTCAGCGCGAGGAACTGGTAGTTCAGGACGGCCGCGAAGGTGACCCACAGGAGGTAGGGGGCGACCAGGGCCCCGGCGCGGCGGTCGACGCGAGCGAAGGCGACCAGCGTCGCGACGACGAGCGGCCACAGCGAGACGATGACGACCAGCCCCAGAAGCAGGTCCTCCAGCGCGAAAAAGGCCGGCGTCCAGGCGACGTTGAAGACCATCTGGAGGACGAACAGGCCGAGCGCGATGCGGACCGGCCGGCGGTCGGTGCCCGACAGCCAGACGATGGCGAGGGCGACGCCCAGCAGCGTGAACAGCGTCGTCCAGACGACGCCGAACACCCACGGCGGCGGGTAGATGGCGGGCTTGTCCAGCGCCTGGAACCACGCCGAGTCCGGCCCGGCGAGGACGGCGGGGGCCGCACCAACGACGTTGACGAGGAGGACGCTCGCGACGACCGTGGGCAGGTCCCCGCGGTCGAGCGAGACGGTGCGAGTTGTCGTGCTCATACTGGAGAGACGGCGGGAACGACCAAAAGAGTCCCCCGAAGTGCGAACTATCCTATTTAAATCTAGTCGTAGCGGCGCTCGTTGGGGGCTACCGGGGGGCCGTCTTGCGAACTGTTGGCAGGCGATATCCACCAGATTTATATAGAATCACATTCAATCCTTCCATGACTATGGCTCAGCAGATGGGTAACCAGCCCCTCATCGTACTTTCCGAGGACTCCCAGCGAACCTCGGGGAAGGACGCACAGTCGATGAACATCACAGCCGGCAAGGCCGTCGCCGAGTCCGTCCGGACGACGCTCGGCCCGAAAGGCATGGACAAGATGCTCGTCGACAACGCGGGCAGCGTCGTCGTCACCAACGACGGCGTCACCATCCTCGACGAGATGGACATCGAGCACCCCGCGGCGAACATGATCGTCGAAGTCGCCCAGACCCAGGAAGACGAGGTCGGCGACGGCACGACGACCGCAGTCGTCATCGCCGGTGAACTCCTCAGCAAGGCCGAGGACCTGCTCGACCAGGACATCCACGCGACCATCCTGGCCCAGGGGTACCGCCAGGCCGCCGAGAAGGCAAAGGAGATCCTCGAGGAGGAGGCCATCGAGGTCGACGCCGACGACGACGAGACCCTGGAGAACGTCGCCGCGACGGCGATGACGGGCAAGGGCGCGGAGAGCGCCAAGGACCTGCTCGCCGAACTCGTCCGCCGCGCCGTCCAGTCGGTCGCCGACGACGAGGGCATCGACACGGACAACGTCAAGGTCGAGACGGTCGTCGGCGGCTCCATCGACGAGTCCCAGCTCGTCGAGGGCGTCATCATCGACAAGGAGCGCGTCCACGACAACATGCCGAAGTTCGCCGAGGACGCGCAGATTGCGCTGCTGGACACGGCCGTCGAGGTCCCCGAGACGGAACTCGACACCGAGGTCAACGTCTCCGACCCCGACCAGCTCCAGGAGTTCCTCGACCAGGAGGAGAAACAGCTCAAGGAGATGGTGGACAAGATCGCCGCCTCCGGCGCCGACGTCGTCTTCTGCCAGAAGGGCATCGACGACATGGCCCAGCACTACCTCGCCCAGGAGGGCATCCTGGCCGTGCGCCGCGCCAAGAAGTCCGACATCAAGGCGCTCGCTCGCGCGACGGGCGCACGCATCGTCTCCAACATCGACGACATCACCGAGGACGACCTCGGCTTCGCCGGCTCCGTCACCGAGAAGGAACTGGCCGGCGACGAGCACATCTTCGTCGAGGACGTCGACGAGGCCCGCGCGGTCACGATGATCCTCCGCGGCGGCACCGAACACGTCGTCGACGAAGTCGAGCGCGCCATCGAGGACGCGCTGGGCGTCGTCGCCGCCACGCTGGAGGACGGCAAGGTCCTCCCCGGCGGCGGTGCACCCGAGACCGAACTCTCGCTGGGTCTGCGTGACCACGCCGACTCCGTTGGCGGCCGCGAACAGCTGGCCATCGAGGCCTTCGCCGACGCCATCGACGTCATCCCGCGCACGCTGGCCGAGAACGCCGGGCTCGACCCCATCGACTCGCTGGTCGACCTGCGCAGCCAGCACGACGCTGGCGACAACCTCGTCGGCCTCAACGCCTACACGGGCGAGGTCGAGGACATGTCCGACGAAGTCGTCGAACCGCTCCGCGTCAAGACCCAGGCCGTCGAATCCGCGACGGAAGCCGCTGTGATGATCCTGCGCATCGACGACGTCATCGCCGCCGGCGACCTGAAGGGCGGCGGCAGCGACGACGACGAGGACGAAGGCGGCCCAGGTGGCGCCCCCGGCGGAATGGGCGGCATGGGCGGCATGGGCGGCATGGGCGGCATGGGCGGTATGGGCGGCGCGATGTAAGCCCACTTTTTGCGTCGTCGGGTGTCGCACCGCGCCTTCGGCGCGGGCGCACCTCTCTCTCTGCGAACGGGCGCTTCGCGCCCGTTCGCATGGTACGAGGGAGCTTCGCTCCCTCGCGACTCGCAAAAACTTGGGGAAAAAAGGCCGCTCGCGCTCGGTCGAGCGCTCGCGGGTGCATTCCCTGCCGACCTTCCGCCTGACCGCTGCACCGCTCGCTGAACGACGTTCTGCATTTTATCTATTGTCCACTTGAGCCGCCGGTATCCAGTCCGTAACAATGAGCGACGAGCGACGAGGAGGAGACATGAGCAGCACAGCGGACCCACCGCCGCTGGGGATGTGCCCGGACTGCGGTGCGGAGGTACCGGCCGGCAACCTCGGCATCGCGTACCGGCCGGTCGAGGGGTGGCCCCGGATGCTCGCGGAGTGTCCCGACTGCGAGGCGGCGGTCCACCCGGAGTGAAAGGGTCTCCCCGGGAGCGTAACCATCTCCCCGACCACCCACCGACATGTTTAGTAGACAGGTAGTCAAGCCTGCGTAGATGCGCTCGTACGAGTTTCTCGATAGGCTCCCGCCCAAGCGGTTCACGCGACGCCAGCGGTTGGTCCTTTTCTACGCACTCGGTCTCGTCCTGGTCGTGGGAGGCTACACCGTCGTCTACTACGCCGGGATGCGGTACATCGAGGGACGTCCGCGGACGGTCTTTCACTCGGCACAGATCGTCGTCGAGACGATGACCACGACGGGATACGGTGCGGATTCGCCGTGGTCGACGCCCGCGATGAACGTGTTGATGGTGACGATGCAGGTGACGGGCGTCGCAATCGGGTTCGTCACGCTGCGCGTGCTGGTCATCCCGCTGTTCGAGCGGACGCCGCTCCACCTCGACGACCGCCTGTCCGCCAAAGACGGCCACGTCGTCGTCGCGGAGTACGAGCGCGAGACGGGGGTGCTGCTCGACGAACTCGAACAGCACGGGACCGACTACGTCCTCATCGAGTCCGACGACGACGAGGCGAAGTTCCTCTCCGACGAGGGCTATCAGGTCATCAACGGAGACCCCGAAGACCGGCGCGACCTCGACCGCGCCACCATCGAACGGGCGTCGCTGCTCATCACCGACACCGGCGACCGCACCGCGAGCGTCGTGTTGACCGCTCTCGAAGCCAACGAGGACCTCACCGTCGTCAGCTTCACCCCGTCGACGCGCCGGACGGCGGCCCTCGCAGAGGTCGGTGTCGACAGGAGCATCGCACCGCACGCACTCATCGGCCAGCAACTCGCCGCGAAAGCGACCACACCCGTCTCCGTCGAGGCCGCGACCGGTGACAGCGCAGTGGCTATCCGCGAGGTGCTGGTTCGCCACGACAGCCCACTCCACGGCGTCCGGGTGGCAGACTCGCCGCTGGCCGACCACCCGGAGCTGACGCTCGTCGCCGGCTGGTTCGACGGCGAGTTTCGCCTCCCGCCCTCGCCGGACGAGCGGCTCACGTCCAACACGGTGCTGGTCGTCGCGGGGCCGGAAGACGCCATCGACGACCTCGAACGGGCGACCGCCGGCGTCCGCGAGCCACGCGAATCGAGACACTCGCGGGTCGTCGTCGCCGGTCTCGGGGAGGGCGGTGCCGCGGCCGTCGAGACACTCCCCGCGGACGTTCCGGTCACGACCGTCGACGACGACCCGGCGACCGACCCCGACGTCGTCGGCGACGTCACGGAGCCGGAGACGCTGCGCGACGCCGACATCGCGGGGGCCTCTGCGCTTGTCGTGACCGTCGACGACGACGCGACCGCACTGTTGACCGCTGCGATGGCCCGGTCGATAGCAGACGACGTCGAGATTCTCGTCCGCACCACGGACGCCGAGAAGACCTCCGAGGCGTTCCGGGCCGGTGCCGACTACGTCCTCTCCACCCAGCGCGTGTGTGCCCGCCTGGTCGCGTCCGAGGTACACGGCGAGCGGACGGTGGCCCCGGTAAACCAGATCCGTCTCGTCCGGACGTCGGCGTCGTCGTTCGCCGGCAACTCGCTCGGTGCCATGCGCCGGGACACTGCGCGTGGCTGGAGCGTCGTCGGTCTGGTCCGCGACGGGGACGTGTACACCGACGGGGAGACCACGATAGAGAGCGACGACGAGGTGTTCGTCGCGGGGAGCGACGAAGCCATCCAGGAGTTCGAGCGCACCGTCGGGACCGAGTAAGACGCCCTGGTGCCCCGCATCATAAGTGCGCGGGCCGCCGAGAGTCGGGTATGGAGACCCTACTGCTGGACCCCGAGGACGTCGCCGAGAGTGCCTCCCTGCCGGCTGTCATCGACGCCGTAGAAGGTGCCTTCGGCGCGTACGCCCGCGGCGACGTGCAGATGCCCGCCAAGTCCTACATCGACCTGCCACAGCACGACGGCGACTTCCGCTCGATGCCCGCCTACATCGACCTCGTCGAGGAGGAGGGCTGGGAGGCCGCCGGCGTCAAGTGGGTCAACTCCCACCCGCACAACCCCGACGACCACGACCTGCCGACGGTCATGGGGACGATGATATACTCCGACCCCGAGACGGCGCTCCCGCTGGCGATTCTCGACGGGACGACGCTGACGCGCCTGCGCACCGGTGCGGCCGCCGCGGTGGCGACGCGGCACCTCGCCCGCGCAGACGCCACCTCGCTGGGGCTGGTCGGGGCCGGCATCCAGGCCCACACGCAACTGGAGGCCATCGCCGGGGTGCGCGACATCGAGACGGTCGTGGTGGCCGACATCGACGCGGACGCCATCGCCGAGATAATCGAGCAGTACGGCGACGACTACGAGGTGCGCGAGGGGAGCATCGACGAGGCCGCTGCCTGCGACGTGGTCTCGACGACCACGCCCGTCGAGGACCCCATCGTCGAGTCCGTCGGCGAGTCCACCCACGTCAACGCGATGGGAGCGGACGCCGCCGGGAAACACGAGATAGCCGACGACGTGCTGCTGGACGCGAAAGTGGTCATCGACGACCACGCCCAGTGTACCCACTCCGGCGAAATCAACGTCCCCTACACCGCCGGCGTGCTCGACGACGAGGACATCCACGCCGAACTCGGCGAAGTGGTCGCGGGGCAGAAACCGGGGCGGGAGGCGGGCGATGGCGTCACCGTCTTCGACTCTACGGGCCTGGCAATCCAGGACGTGGCCGCCTCCCACATCGTCTACGAGCACGCCCGGGAGCGTGGCATCGGAACGGATTTTGCCCTCGTGGGTACTGAAACGTAGTCCGTCACTCGGCCCGCTGTCGAATCGCGCCCAGCAGTTTCGCGACCAGCCACCAGGCGATGATAAACGGGGCGAGGGGGACGAAGAGGATGAGCATGCCCCCGATGATGAGGTACCCGACGAGGTTCATCTGCTGGTTCGAACGCCCGCGGTAGGGTGGGGTCACGGTGCGGTACACCTTCTGGACGGGTTCAAGGCCCGGCGGGGACTCCTCGGTTGCCATACGAGTGGTAGGGCCGCTGTCACAATAAACCGCGCGTACCGCCGGACGGCGGCGCTATTCGAGGTGGATGGCGGGCCGGAACGGCACCGCCTGGCTCGCCTTCCCGTCGGGGTCGACCGGGTCCGCGTCCTCGGCGTACACCTCGACGTCGGCGTCGAACTCGCGTTCGAGGAAGCCGACGGCCCGCTCGTAGACCGCCGCCTCGTCGATTTCGGCCAGTGCCGTCAGCGTCTCGTCGTCGCGCTCGCGGACGAACTCCACGAGGTCCTGCGCGAGGTCGTTGACCGCGTCGCCCTTCTCGCGGAGGCTGTCGCGTTGCATGACCTTCCCCATGACCGCGCCGACGTCCGGGCCGGTCTCGCGGACCGTCTCGAAGACGGTGTGCTTCCAGTCGGCGGCGGTGTAGACCCGAATCGTCTCGGGGTCGGTGCCGGTCACGTCGACGATGTCGTTGACGTCCGCCAGCAGGCCCTCGACGAGTTGCTCGCGGGCCTCGGTGACCGGCGACTCGAACGCCGCGTCGGGGGCCGGCCAGGCAGCATCTTCGGCGGGTTCGCCAGTGAGTTGCTCGTGGAGTTCGTTCGTCATGAACGGGACGAAGGGGGCGAGCAGGCGCAGGCGCGTCTCCAGCACCGTCCGCAGCGTCCAGGCCGCGCCGGGCCGGTCGAGGTCCGCCCGCCGGCGGTACCACTTCAGGTGCTCCTCGAAGCTGTAGAAGGCCGCCTGACTGGCGGTGCGGGTCTCGAAGCGCTCCAGAGCGTCGGTGGTCTCCTCGACGGTGGTCTGGAGCTTCGAGAGCAGCCAGCGGTCGATGTGTTTGAGGTCCTCGTCTGCGTCGTCGGGCACGTCACGGTCTCGCGGCGTGTCGCCGCTCGACTGTGCCGCGGAGCGTTGCTCCGCGCTGGCAATGACCTCCTGGGCACGCGACCAGAACCGCTGGAGCTGGTCGCGGGTGTTGCCGACCAGTTCCTCGCGCCAGTCGTAGTCCTGCCAGGGCTCCGCGCTGTTGAGCAGGAAAAACCGCGTGGTGTCCGCGCCGTACTTCTCGATGGCCTCGCCGGGCAGGATGACGTGGCCCTTCGAGGAGGACATCTTCTCGCCCTCCAGCAGGCCCATCCCCATGACGGTGATGCCCTCGGGCCACTCGTCGGGGTCGAACAGTTCG contains:
- a CDS encoding DUF7535 family protein, whose amino-acid sequence is MATEESPPGLEPVQKVYRTVTPPYRGRSNQQMNLVGYLIIGGMLILFVPLAPFIIAWWLVAKLLGAIRQRAE
- the thsA gene encoding thermosome subunit alpha; this translates as MGNQPLIVLSEDSQRTSGKDAQSMNITAGKAVAESVRTTLGPKGMDKMLVDNAGSVVVTNDGVTILDEMDIEHPAANMIVEVAQTQEDEVGDGTTTAVVIAGELLSKAEDLLDQDIHATILAQGYRQAAEKAKEILEEEAIEVDADDDETLENVAATAMTGKGAESAKDLLAELVRRAVQSVADDEGIDTDNVKVETVVGGSIDESQLVEGVIIDKERVHDNMPKFAEDAQIALLDTAVEVPETELDTEVNVSDPDQLQEFLDQEEKQLKEMVDKIAASGADVVFCQKGIDDMAQHYLAQEGILAVRRAKKSDIKALARATGARIVSNIDDITEDDLGFAGSVTEKELAGDEHIFVEDVDEARAVTMILRGGTEHVVDEVERAIEDALGVVAATLEDGKVLPGGGAPETELSLGLRDHADSVGGREQLAIEAFADAIDVIPRTLAENAGLDPIDSLVDLRSQHDAGDNLVGLNAYTGEVEDMSDEVVEPLRVKTQAVESATEAAVMILRIDDVIAAGDLKGGGSDDDEDEGGPGGAPGGMGGMGGMGGMGGMGGMGGAM
- a CDS encoding ornithine cyclodeaminase family protein, encoding METLLLDPEDVAESASLPAVIDAVEGAFGAYARGDVQMPAKSYIDLPQHDGDFRSMPAYIDLVEEEGWEAAGVKWVNSHPHNPDDHDLPTVMGTMIYSDPETALPLAILDGTTLTRLRTGAAAAVATRHLARADATSLGLVGAGIQAHTQLEAIAGVRDIETVVVADIDADAIAEIIEQYGDDYEVREGSIDEAAACDVVSTTTPVEDPIVESVGESTHVNAMGADAAGKHEIADDVLLDAKVVIDDHAQCTHSGEINVPYTAGVLDDEDIHAELGEVVAGQKPGREAGDGVTVFDSTGLAIQDVAASHIVYEHARERGIGTDFALVGTET
- a CDS encoding MFS transporter — its product is MDDSAPPRAVLWLILAAATLTVMAGAIIGPVVRQIQLGVGVSESLAGLIITTHGILIVLVSPVAGAVIDRLGPRKPLVGGLLVYGAGGGAGLLVEEFVPLLLSRVVLGVGVAFVYTAITVLIFTLYQGQRMDRALGLRSSANSLGAAVWPLVGGALGAISWQAPFGVYLVAVPLGLLAVATVPETGHGRRNTAENPDILTQIRNLLAVFRRIPAIPAVYLLYFGANVFLYVVVVYYPQLVAGFGVTSTLAVGVYLAVNGTSSALAAALYDRLLARFSRPLLALAAFALWAGGFALAAVVDAPVAAGAPVVLLGLGTGLVFPATFGWIEALAPPDRQGSLSSYVASAGYLGQFVSPLAFGTVIPFAGVRGVFGVAAAAAFAGLVLLGGVLATRGTTTG
- a CDS encoding KH domain-containing protein — translated: MQHVKVPDDRIGVLIGAGGETMREIEESAEVRLDIDSESGKVSIEKVGDPIKGLKGPDIVKAIGRGFAPEDALRLLEDDMMMFDIVDIDAASRNKNDLRRHKGRLIGEGGRTRELMQELTGASVTIYGSTLGIIGGPQQVEAVREAAEMILDGAPHGSVYSFLERKRNELKHKGMEYHQFHG
- a CDS encoding NAD-binding protein; translation: MRSYEFLDRLPPKRFTRRQRLVLFYALGLVLVVGGYTVVYYAGMRYIEGRPRTVFHSAQIVVETMTTTGYGADSPWSTPAMNVLMVTMQVTGVAIGFVTLRVLVIPLFERTPLHLDDRLSAKDGHVVVAEYERETGVLLDELEQHGTDYVLIESDDDEAKFLSDEGYQVINGDPEDRRDLDRATIERASLLITDTGDRTASVVLTALEANEDLTVVSFTPSTRRTAALAEVGVDRSIAPHALIGQQLAAKATTPVSVEAATGDSAVAIREVLVRHDSPLHGVRVADSPLADHPELTLVAGWFDGEFRLPPSPDERLTSNTVLVVAGPEDAIDDLERATAGVREPRESRHSRVVVAGLGEGGAAAVETLPADVPVTTVDDDPATDPDVVGDVTEPETLRDADIAGASALVVTVDDDATALLTAAMARSIADDVEILVRTTDAEKTSEAFRAGADYVLSTQRVCARLVASEVHGERTVAPVNQIRLVRTSASSFAGNSLGAMRRDTARGWSVVGLVRDGDVYTDGETTIESDDEVFVAGSDEAIQEFERTVGTE
- a CDS encoding TspO/MBR family protein, translating into MSTTTRTVSLDRGDLPTVVASVLLVNVVGAAPAVLAGPDSAWFQALDKPAIYPPPWVFGVVWTTLFTLLGVALAIVWLSGTDRRPVRIALGLFVLQMVFNVAWTPAFFALEDLLLGLVVIVSLWPLVVATLVAFARVDRRAGALVAPYLLWVTFAAVLNYQFLALN
- a CDS encoding cyclase family protein, with product MPVYPGSRAVRVASVTTVEDDGARVTELDLDTHVGTHVDAPAHTLADGKTLDEFPLSAFSFDALVVDCTGVGEREPIGVDALPDPTDHDLLVVRTDWSEHWGTERYRDHPYLTADAAAWCGDHGYSVGLDTFGPDPTPSADPARERDGEPDGLPAHDALFAAECLVVENLRGLSRLPAEFELTALPLALEAEASPVRAVATTDS